Genomic segment of Exiguobacterium acetylicum:
TAAAATCGAGTTGGCAAACACCTCGTATGAAAGAACAGTATCTTGGTACCGTTCATACTCTTCTCTCATAAAACAGCAAATCACTTCACTAGATCGATAATCGACATATGCATCAATTTTCCCCACCTTTACACCTTCAGGCGCATTCTTTATCTGGTCAAAAGAATAAGTGAAAGTATTACCTTGAACCGAAAATGAATCATGAAGTACTGTTTTATCCCAGTCAAAGGATGTTATAAACGCTACGTTATTTTTTCTCATTTTCAACTTATGTTTTGATAACGTAGATGCTTCTTGTTCGCTTAAAGGGATAATCCAGCCTATTTCTTGAGAAGTACAATATTCAATCAGATTACTAATATACCCTTCTTCTGATTCTTTTTTTGAAAATGAATCAAAATATTTAAAATCAGGAAATAGCTTTCGAACCCATCCTTCTTTTGAAGAAATATGAATATCTATACTTACAGGTTTAAGTTGTTTTATGTTCTCCATCACTTTCCAGTTTTCCTCTACTCCCATTATCAGGACATTTTCACGAGACATTTACGATGCATCTCCTTTCGAAATAGAAAATAGAGCGTCAGAACCCTCTAAACCCTGTAAAATCAATCAATATTGTAGTTAGTTTCGTCAGACCATCGAAATACAATATGATACCTAATAAAATCATAAACCAGCCACCTATTTTCATAACCTTTGAAGAATAATTCATTAAGTATCTGGATTTCCCGACCAAAAACGACATCAAGAAAAATGGAATAGAAAAACCTAGTACATAAAAGAGCATATATAAAAATCCATTACTAGGATTCGTGGCGATCAAAGCAATAACTCCAGCGAGGATTGGTCCTGTACAAGGAGTCCATCCAGCAGCCGATCCGACTCCGACAATAAACGTCCCGATATAACCACGCTTTCTTTTTCCTAAGTTCATTCTTCGCTCTTTAAGTAAAAATATTGGGGTCCACAGACCAGTTAAAATAACACCAAATATGAATAAAATAAGTGCACCGCTCATCCGTAGAACATCTTTATACACTATAAAAAAATCAGCTAAATATGACGTTGAAAAACCCATTACTAAAAATACGCTCGAAAATCCAAGTAAGAAAACGAATGTATGGGGAACACCATTCCAGTTCCACTTTTCATTTTCTTTTAACTCTGTAACTGAAATTCCTGTAATGTAAGATAGAAAAACAGGATACAAAGCTAGACAACATGGCGAGATAAAAGATAAAAACCCTGCCCCAAAAGCTAACAAAAAAGATAACTCCATCAAATTCCTCCCGAACTCTAAAAAATAAATCTTTTTTTAAGATGTATAAAAAAGAAATGTGTTTAACTTTAATCATAAAATCTGTTTGTGAAAAAACTATGCATTTTTTGATTAAATCTCGTATCAATTTTTGAAATGAATTTGATACACTTTTTTGTAATATAGTGATGCTATACTCCTTTTAACAAATCGTTTGTCACCGTATCTTTAAAGGAGTACAACTAATGAAAAACAAGGTAATACTTATCGCTTCTAGCGTCTTACTCACAACAACTTTTTCAATGCATAGCCCAAAAGTTGAAGCAAGTAGTGCATATAAAGTAAAAGTAAAGACAGACGATCTCCGTGTTCGGACTGGTCCTTCTCTCAATTACAATATAGTCGGCGTGACTAACACTGGTCAGACTTTTTCTTATTTAGGAAAAAAAGGAGCTTGGACAAAAGTACTTTACAAAGGGAACACACGGTATATCTATAGTTCTTACCTAAAAAAATATAAGAGCCACGTTGCAAAAAAAATGACGTATAATGAGTCTCTTTTTGCTTCTCCTACTAAAGGGAGGCTGACCCAAGGATACGGAAAATCTAATGGCGCTTACGGTTATACATTCCATAATGGCGTTGATCTAGCTGCAACAAAAGGCACACCTGTCTATGCTTCTGCGAGTGGAAAAGTCACTACCTCTAAAAACAGCGGTGCATATGGTAAACACGTTATGATTTCACATAGTCTAAAGAATCAAAAATACGTAACCGTTTATGCTCATATGAATAGTATTTCGGTAAAAAGTGGTCAGACAGTCTCTAAAGGTATGAAGATTGGAACAGTTGGGAATACAGGAAACTCGTTCGGAAATCATTTACACTTTGAGATTCATAAAAACAGTTATAAATACAGCAGTTATTCTGCAGCGAATAGTGTCAACCCATTGAACTATTTGTAACCTAAAAAAAGAAGAGAGGATGTCCTAAGACAGCATCTTTTCAGATCATAGAAAAACCCTCATTTCGACGTCGAAATGAGGGTTTTTCTATGATCTGAAGCGACTTCATCAAGTCATTTATTTTGAAGTGGATTGCTGTGATCTAGCGTCTCATAAGACTTGTCTCAAAAGTGAGGTGATATTTTGCGGAAAATTGGTTATGTACGTGTCAGTTCAACTAGTCAAAACCCTTCAAGACAATTTCAGCAGCTAAGCGAATTCGGAATGGATATTATATACGAAGAAAAAGTTTCTGGGGCAACGAAGGAACGTGAGCAACTTCAAAAAATGTTAGAGGACTTACAAGATGGTGACACCATTTATGTTACAGATTTAACTCGAATTACTCGTAGTACACAAGATTTATTTGAATTGATCGATTACATACGAAGGAAAAAAGCCAGCTTAAAATCACTCAAGGATACATGGCTAGATTTATCAGAGGATAATCCATACAGCCAATTCTTAATTACAGTAATGGCTGGTGTTAACCAGTTAGAGAGAGATCTTATCCGTATGCGTCAACGTGAAGGGATTGAGCTGGCTAAGAAAGAAGGAAAGTTTAAAGGTCGGATAAAGAAATATCATAAAAATCATGCGGGAATGAATTATGCAGTAAAGCTATATAAAGAAGGAAATATGACTGTAAATCAAATTTATGAAATTACAAATGTGTCTAGGGCTTCATTATATAGAAAGCTATCGGAAGAGAACAAATAGTTCAGTCCTATTCCATTAATTGGCCAGATAATGTTATGTACTTAAAGTCTTATGCAGTTTGGTTATTTTGTTATTAGAATTGGGTACTCCAATTCTTTTTTTATGAATTTTTTTACTCATTCAAATAAACACTTGAATGAATTATTAAAAATGGTTATACTATATTCAAATAAACACTTGAATGATATTGGGGTGAGAATGTGATTAAGAAAGATACTTGTGAAATTTATTGTTATGACGAAGAAAAGGTCAATCGAATACAAGGTAATTTACAGACAGTAGATATTTCTAGTGTTGCCCAAATGTTAAAAGCTATTGCAGATGAAAATAGAGCAAAAATTACCTATGCTTTATGTCAAGATGACGAACTGTGTGTGTGTGATATAGCAAATATTATAGGTGTTACGGTTGCAAATGCCTCTCATCACCTGCGAACGCTCCATAAGCAAGGGATTGTTAAGTTTCGAAAAGAGGGAAAACTTGCATTTTATTCATTAGATGATGAGCATATCAGACAAATTATGATGATTGCATTGGCACATAAGAAAGAGGTGAAGATCAATGTCTAGTGGGAAAGCAAAACTGTCTGAAGAAGAAATGAAAGCCTATCGTGTTCAAGGATTTACTTGTACTAACTGTGCAGCCATTTTTGAAAATAATGTTAAAGAACTTCCCGGTGTTCAGGATGCGAAAGTAAATTTCGGAGCATCTAAAGTTTATGTTAAAGGGACGACAACCATTGAAGAATTAGAAAAAGCAGGAGCATTTGAAAATTTAAAAATTCGAGATGAAAAAGAACAAAGGGTAGAACGAGAACCTTTTTGGAAGCAGAAAGAAAACATTAAGGTATATATATCAGCTCTTTTACTTGTAGTTAGCTGGTTCTTAGGAGAGCAGTATGGTGAAGAGCATGTTCTACCGACAATTGGTTATGCAGCGTCCATTTTAATCGGTGGATATTCGTTATTCATTAAAGGTCTCAAAAATCTAAGCAGATTAAATTTCGATATGAATACGCTTATGACTATTGCAATTATAGGAGCTGCAATCATTGGTGAATGGGGTGAAGGGGCAACCGTTGTTATCCTATTTGCGATTAGTGAAGCATTAGAGCGTTATTCAATGGATAAAGCACGTCAATCTATTGAATCTTTAATGGATATTGCCCCAAAAGAAGCGTTAATTCGACGAGGCAATGAAGAAATGATGATTCATGTTGATGATATTCAAGTTGGAGACATCATGATTGTTAAGCCCGGTCAAAAGTTAGCAATGGATGGAATAGTGGTTAAAGGTACATCGACATTAAATCAGGCTGCGATTACAGGTGAAAGTGTTCCAGTAACGAAAACCACAAATGATGAAGTATTTGCAGGAACCTTGAATGAAGAAGGGTTACTTGAGGTTAAAGTAACAAAACGAGTTGAAGATACTACTCTTTCAAAAATCATTCACTTGGTAGAAGAAGCCCAAGCAGAACGGGCCCCTTCTCAAGCGTTTGTCGATAAATTTGCAAAATACTATACACCAGCTATTGTCATACTAGCTCTTTTAATTGCGGTAGTTCCACCATTATTTGGCGGAGACTGGAGCCAATGGATTTATCAAGGCTTAGCTGTATTAGTGGTTGGTTGTCCTTGTGCCTTAGTAGTCTCAACTCCAGTTGCTGTGGTTACAGCAATAGGAAATGCAGCGAAAAATGGTGTTTTAATTAAAGGTGGTATCCATTTAGAAGAAGCAGGACACTTAAAAGCGATAGCCTTTGATAAAACAGGAACATTAACCAAAGGGATTCCTGCTGTAACAGACATTGTGACATATGGTAGAAATGAAAATGAATTAATGACCATAACAGCAGCCATTGAAAAAGGATCACAGCACCCTCTTGCTTCAGCGATTATGCGAAAAGCAGAAG
This window contains:
- a CDS encoding peptidoglycan DD-metalloendopeptidase family protein; its protein translation is MKNKVILIASSVLLTTTFSMHSPKVEASSAYKVKVKTDDLRVRTGPSLNYNIVGVTNTGQTFSYLGKKGAWTKVLYKGNTRYIYSSYLKKYKSHVAKKMTYNESLFASPTKGRLTQGYGKSNGAYGYTFHNGVDLAATKGTPVYASASGKVTTSKNSGAYGKHVMISHSLKNQKYVTVYAHMNSISVKSGQTVSKGMKIGTVGNTGNSFGNHLHFEIHKNSYKYSSYSAANSVNPLNYL
- a CDS encoding heavy metal translocating P-type ATPase; this translates as MSSGKAKLSEEEMKAYRVQGFTCTNCAAIFENNVKELPGVQDAKVNFGASKVYVKGTTTIEELEKAGAFENLKIRDEKEQRVEREPFWKQKENIKVYISALLLVVSWFLGEQYGEEHVLPTIGYAASILIGGYSLFIKGLKNLSRLNFDMNTLMTIAIIGAAIIGEWGEGATVVILFAISEALERYSMDKARQSIESLMDIAPKEALIRRGNEEMMIHVDDIQVGDIMIVKPGQKLAMDGIVVKGTSTLNQAAITGESVPVTKTTNDEVFAGTLNEEGLLEVKVTKRVEDTTLSKIIHLVEEAQAERAPSQAFVDKFAKYYTPAIVILALLIAVVPPLFGGDWSQWIYQGLAVLVVGCPCALVVSTPVAVVTAIGNAAKNGVLIKGGIHLEEAGHLKAIAFDKTGTLTKGIPAVTDIVTYGRNENELMTITAAIEKGSQHPLASAIMRKAEENGLKFNEVTVEDFQSITGKGVKAKINNEMYYVGSPNLFEELHGSISSDRKEKIADMQTQGKTVMVLGTEKEILSFIAVADEMRESSKEVIGKLNNMGIETVMLTGDNQRTATAIGKQVGVSDIKADLLPEDKLNFIKELREKHQSVGMVGDGVNDAPALAASTVGVAMGGAGTDTALETADIALMSDDLSKLPYTIKLSRKALAIIKQNITFSLAIKLVALLLVMPGWLTLWIAIFADMGATLLVTLNSLRLLKIKE
- a CDS encoding recombinase family protein; amino-acid sequence: MRKIGYVRVSSTSQNPSRQFQQLSEFGMDIIYEEKVSGATKEREQLQKMLEDLQDGDTIYVTDLTRITRSTQDLFELIDYIRRKKASLKSLKDTWLDLSEDNPYSQFLITVMAGVNQLERDLIRMRQREGIELAKKEGKFKGRIKKYHKNHAGMNYAVKLYKEGNMTVNQIYEITNVSRASLYRKLSEENK
- a CDS encoding cytochrome c biogenesis CcdA family protein; this translates as MMELSFLLAFGAGFLSFISPCCLALYPVFLSYITGISVTELKENEKWNWNGVPHTFVFLLGFSSVFLVMGFSTSYLADFFIVYKDVLRMSGALILFIFGVILTGLWTPIFLLKERRMNLGKRKRGYIGTFIVGVGSAAGWTPCTGPILAGVIALIATNPSNGFLYMLFYVLGFSIPFFLMSFLVGKSRYLMNYSSKVMKIGGWFMILLGIILYFDGLTKLTTILIDFTGFRGF
- a CDS encoding ArsR/SmtB family transcription factor, which encodes MIKKDTCEIYCYDEEKVNRIQGNLQTVDISSVAQMLKAIADENRAKITYALCQDDELCVCDIANIIGVTVANASHHLRTLHKQGIVKFRKEGKLAFYSLDDEHIRQIMMIALAHKKEVKINV